GCTCGCTTATCTCGATGTGATTTGCCGGGTTAAAAAAGAATTCGGTCGTCCTGTGGCGGCCTATAACGTCAGCGGCGAGTATTCGCTGGTCAAGGCGGCGGCGGAACGCGGGTGGATCGACGAGCGGGCGGTGGTGCTGGAGGTGCTCACCGCGATCAAGCGCGCAGGCGCGGATATCATCCTGACTTACTTCGCCAAAGATGTCGCAAGATGGCTGAAGGATGAGTGAGAGTAACTATTCTGGGTCAGAAGTCAGAAGTCAGAAGTCCAAAATTTTGGATTCTGGCTACTTCCAGCACTCAGGTGTTAAATTTGCGTTAGAACAATAAACTATTTTCTGGCTAAAGATAAGGCATTGACCTTCCGGTTTAGACATGCACTGAGTGCTGGATGAATTCGACCCGGAAGCCGATCTAAATAGCTACGATTTATAAAAGGGGAGCGGTAGTATGATCGTATCCTGGAACGCAACCAACGAATGTAACCTCAAATGCGCCCACTGTTACCGGGACGCGGGGTCGAAAAAAACCGACGAACTGACGACGGAAGAGGGCCGCACGCTCATTGACGAGATCGCCCGGGCCGGGTTTAAGATAATGATTTTCTCGGGCGGGGAGCCCGTCATGCGGTCCGACCTGTTCGAGTTGGCGGCTTACGCCCGCGAAAAAGGTCTGCGGCCGGTTCTGGGTACCAACGGGACCTTAATCACACCCGAGGTGGCCGGGCGGTTGTCGGAGGCCGGGTTAATGGCGGCGGGAATCAGCCTCGACAGCATGGACAAAAAGGTGCACGACGAACTGCGCGGTGTGCCCGGTTCCTGGGACGCGGCGGTTGAAGGCATGCGGGCCTGCCGGGAAGCCGGGCTTCGTTTCCAGGTCCATACCACGGTGATGGACTTCAATTATAACGAAATTGAAAAGCTTACGGATTTTTCCGTGGAAATCGGGGCACAGGGGCACCACGTCTTTTTCCTGGTGCCGACGGGCCGTGCGGTGGAGATAGCGGAGGCTTCAATCAAGGCCGATCAGTACGAACGTCTCCTACGGCGTCTCCTGGAAAAACAGAAGCAGGTGCCGATAGAGATAAAACCCACCTGCGCGCCGCATTTTTTAAGGATCGCCAAACAGATGGGCGTCAATATGCGTTTCACCCGGGGATGCCTGGCGGGGCTCTCCTACTGCCTGATCAACCCGGTGGGCGTGGTGCAGGCCTGCGCTTATCTCGACGTCCCTGCGGGGAACGTCCGGGAAACACCTTTCTCGCAGATCTGGCGGGACGCCGAGTTCTTTAAGCACCTGCGGACGCGCCGGTACACCGGAAAATGCGGGAGTTGCGAATACGAGGACGTATGCGGCGGCTGTCGGGCAAGGGCGAAGTTTTATTACGACGATTACATGGGCGAAGAACCGTGGTGTCTTTACGGGGGGAAGAGCCGGGTGCAGCGGTCGAGCTGACGGTATAACGTAGAATCTTAAAAGAGAATGAAAATATAGACCCGTAAGCTTTGAATTTAGAAGAGGTGTTGTAACGTACACGGAACGCGCCGAGAAGTGATGCAGTGCAATGAAGACGGCGGAGACGAACCGGAGCGTACTGGGTGCGTACGTGAAGATTCGGCATCGCCGGGCTGACGCAGCAATGCGTTGCTTATCGACGCGCCTACCGAAAAAAGCACTATTTTCAGAGGGAGGAGGGGGTCGATTGGCATTCGACGATAAGGAGCTGACCGAAGAGGATCGGCGGTTGCTGGCGGCGATGCAGGAAGGTTTTCTGCCGGTGCCTCAGCCTTTTAAGGAAACGGCGGAGAGGCTCGGGTCGACCGAGAGCGACGTGATCGCCGGACTCAGGCGGCTCAAGGAA
This window of the Bacillota bacterium genome carries:
- the nirJ2 gene encoding putative heme d1 biosynthesis radical SAM protein NirJ2, which codes for MIVSWNATNECNLKCAHCYRDAGSKKTDELTTEEGRTLIDEIARAGFKIMIFSGGEPVMRSDLFELAAYAREKGLRPVLGTNGTLITPEVAGRLSEAGLMAAGISLDSMDKKVHDELRGVPGSWDAAVEGMRACREAGLRFQVHTTVMDFNYNEIEKLTDFSVEIGAQGHHVFFLVPTGRAVEIAEASIKADQYERLLRRLLEKQKQVPIEIKPTCAPHFLRIAKQMGVNMRFTRGCLAGLSYCLINPVGVVQACAYLDVPAGNVRETPFSQIWRDAEFFKHLRTRRYTGKCGSCEYEDVCGGCRARAKFYYDDYMGEEPWCLYGGKSRVQRSS